CTTAAAAACCTTCAGCCTAGGGTTGTAGGATATAGCGGCCTCGCCACTTTGGAATCTGATACTGGCAAGGCTGCCTGCTTTGGATTGAGACGCATGTTTGCTCATTTTCTACCGTCCTCCACCTGTGAGATCCAGGATGTGGAGGCTATCGCCCTGCTGCAACAAATTCAGCGTCGTGTTGTTCAAGTGCCGGTTAGGCAAAGTACAACAGCGATCGCAACCGCTTATGTCCATTACCCGTCTGATTCATCACCTCTTTCCCCTGGCACGGTTCCTATTCTGCTGCTGCACGGATTCGACAGTTCCCTGTTAGAATTTCGGCGGTTACTTCCCCTACTGACACACCGTCACGAAATCTGGGCAACTGACCTGTTGGGCTCAGGATTTACCGAATACACGGCTACGCTGGCGGTCAATCCCCAGACGATCCGGCAACATCTGCTTAGCGTTGTAAAAGCCTGGATCGGGCGACCTGTAATTTTGGTCGGAGCCTCTTTGGGGGGAGCCGTCGCGATTGACTTTGCCTTGTATTGTCCGGACTGGGTGCGATCGCTCGTTCTTATAGATAGCGTTGGCTTTTCTGGCAGCTTTCCTGTGGGGCAGTTTCTCCCAAGTCCACTGATCGAACTAGGCGCAGATTGGCTGTATTTTCGCAAGCATGCTGCTCTGGCTGCTGCCTCAGTCTTACCGATATTGGATGTAAGCCTGCTGGACGCCCTGCGCTGCTCGCTGCTGCATCAGGAAATGCCAGGGTGGAAGGATGCGATCGCATCCTTTACCAAAAGTGGGGGTTACGCGAACTTGAGCGATCGCATGGCTCAAGTCACTCATCCCACCCTCATTTTGTGGGGAAAAACAGATGGTGTCTTAGGAACGGTAGATGCCACCCGGTTTGAGCAAGCAATTGCCGGTAGTCAACTGGTTTGGGTTGAGGGAGCCGGGCATGTTCCCCACTTCGATCGACCTCAGGTCGTTGCGGATCATCTGTTGTCCTTTGCCCGGCAGATTGAGAGGTAGGAGCGCTAGAGGAACCAGGAAGTCTACCAACAGACAGTACCCTGCCCCAGTCCTGATAGCCCCCAATAGAGAGAGTTCTAATTCTGTTGTGCCTGTGGAAACTCTCATTCAGATTGCTCCCAATATAGCGGCAGTTCTCTTGATGTTGTTAGGGGGAGCAGCGCTGCTTTTTCCCAAAACAATGGCCGCCTTCGTGGGTCTAGGCCCTATTGCCCCAGTCGGAATTTCTGAGATTCGCTCAACTCTAGGCAGTTTCTTTTTGGGACTAGGAGCCACCTGCTTGTGGTTGCAGTCTACAGATGCCTTTACAGTCCTAGGGGTGGCTTCTCTGGTGGCTGCCGCTGCACGGTTGATATCGAGCATCGTTGACCACAGCATCACCGTTAAGAATATTGGCGGCGTGGTGGCAGAAGCTTTCTTGGGGGCTCTGTTTCTGTTTAGTTGGATGTGGCAGGCTTGAGTTAAAACTAAATCATTAGCCTTACGGCAGGGAAACCCAGGTGCCATGAAAGCCATAAGGAACCCGCTGCGGCATTTGAATGCGAGCGATGGCTTCATCCGTCATTGCTTGCGAGCTGACGATGACTAACTCAGACATGTTCTGCGCTTCATCATGCACAAAGGTCATCAACCAGCCATCATCCTCGGCGGTTGCGCCTGGTCGTGGTACAAAGACCCCTTCCCCACCATAGCGTCCGGCTCCAAACGAATGAACCTGAACGTCCTGATTGTCCAAGTCAAACTTCAGTAATCCATCAAACTTCGGCATTTCGGTAGGAGCACTCTGGCCAGCATAGCCATAGCGAGACTGCCTACCCAAATACTGCTCATTAATGCGAGGAAACTCGCAGGCGCGATCGTCGAGTGTCTGTTCCTGCACAGCGCCTGTCTTCAGGTTAAACTGCCACCGGTAGAGCAACGGCACGTCGCTGCCAACCTGGCGATTGTCTCCCTCGTGAGAACCGGGAGACGCCCCCAAAACGCTTGTGCTACCTGTGCGACAAGCCATTAAAACAACGTCATCCCCATCCTCATATGCATTTAGGGTATGGAAGACATAGCAGCTGGGTGCTTCAAACCAGCGAATCGTCCCGCTGTCTCCATGTCGGGGCAGAATCCCAAATCGACTGGGACGATCTCGCTCGAAGGCAAAGGCAGGTTCTCCCTGTTGCAGCCGCTCCATCCGGAATGTGAGGGGTAAATCCATGAAAAGGGTGTAGTGCTCTGTGATGGCAAAGTCATGCATCATCACTCCAACCGGCAGATCGATTGGAACAGTTCGCAGCAGGTCTCCCTCAGCCGACACGACACTGTATTTGACGTAAGGCGGTTGGGCCAGCGAATAGCCAAAAAACATCATTTCCCCTGTCACCGGATCCACTTTGGGATGGGCAGTCACAGGAGAGGTCAGCTTGCCGTTAAAGGTGTGTGTGCCGATTGTTTCTAGGCTAGGCACGTTGATCGCGTGCGGTTCCCCCCCTTCCCAAAGCGCCAACATGCGATCGCAATGCCACACGAGCGCTGTATTGGCCACGTTTTTGAAGCCTGCTTCAGAAGGTTGAAGCAAGCCACCAAACACGGCCCGCCCTGCTTGTCGCTCCTGCTCAAACCCCTGCGTCCGAATATAGCGATTGCGGTAGCTCGCTTTGCCGTCTTGGATGTGAACGCCATGCAGCATTCCATCCCCATCGAACCAGTGGTAGCGCCCCAGTGGTGAAAACTGCGGATTGGGACCATTGCGAACAAACATCCCATTAAGCTCGGCTGGTAACTCGCCCACGACAAGCAACTCATCGACAGTTAACTCTGTCTCTACAGGAGCAAAATTACCAGTGAGGTAGGGGTTGAGGGTGGCTGTCATAAGGGTGAGAAAACCTGTTTGTCTCTCCCTTGTAACAGAAACGCTCGTGTTACGGATGGAATGTACTGCAAATGTGCAAAATCACTTAGACAAAGAAATGAGTAATTAGGTCACTGCATCAACAGGAACGCAGTTGCAGATTGCGATCGCAAAAGTCCCTGCTTGCAGCTGCAAGCAGGGACTTTCCAGCAAAAACCTAAGCGCGAGCAGTCGTTCGGCTCCGCTTGAGGAGCTTATACCCCAAGAGAGCGCTGCCCAAAGCGATCAGTGCCATTTCTACTTCTGGCTCCGGAATCGGCGTGTATTCAAATACCTCACCCGCAAGCGCAGGGGTGAGTGCAGGCGGCTTGCGAGCCTTTGTTGCCTGCTCCAAAGAATACGCTAGCCCAAGAAGTTTTGACTCACTGTAGGGACGACCCGTCATTGAGAGCGTAAGTGGTAGGCCCTGAGTACCAAACCCAATGGGCACCGTAATATCGGGTAAACCAACAGAGCTAGCAAACTCAACTTGTCTAGCAGGTGGAGACCCAGGCAGGCTGACAAAAGTTGGGTCCGTGACGCCAGGAACCGGACGCGCAAATGTGCCAATCGTGGGGAAAACAAACGCATCTAGGCTGAGAGAATCTAGCGTATCGAGAAGCGTGCCCCGCACAAGGGGCGTTAATACCTCGGCCACTTCAACATAATCAGGATCAGTTAAACCCTCCGAGGTGGCTGAGCCGCGCAGCGTGCCTAAAATTCGCGAAGGAGTCTCCGACTCTGCCACTTCCGGAGATTCCAGAGCCGCAATCAGATCATCAATTGTTTTTGGATAGTTCGGACCAGTCGTCGCTAGATATTCCTCCAAATACACCTTCTGCTCAACCGGAATGGCTGTACCGTACAGCCCGCTTAAGGTGGCTAGAAAATCATTTTCAAAGGAAATCTCAAAGACCTCTGCCCCCAACCCCTTCATCGTGGCAAGCGCCTCTCGCACTAGCTGAGTAACTTCAGGATCAACCCCGTTCTCCTCACCAATGTAGTTAGTGACCAGGCCTAGCTTCGCCCCTTTGAGTGTGCCTTTATCCAGAAACTGCGTGTAGTCGTCATAGAACTTATCTAGCTCGACCGGAGGTGCTGCAATTGGCGTCTGTAGCGTGGGATTGTTTGGGTCAAATTCTGCCATTATCCCAAGGGCAATAGCGACATCCTCCACCGAACGAGCCATTGGACCAATCGCATCCCTGGACAATACGAAAGGGATAATGCCGTCTAGACTTAACAGACCACGAGTGGGCCGCACACACACCAACGCCTGAAAAGAGCAGGGCGTGCGAATAGAGCCACCCGTGTCGCTGCCGGTACCCAAGGTGGCAAAGCCAGCGGCAATGGCAGCCCCGGTTCCACCACTAGAGCCGCCCGACTGCCGTAGCAGGTTATAGGGGTTATAGGTCTGTCCGCCTAGAGAACTGTAGCCCGACCCTGAGATAGCAAGCTCGTCCATCTCCGCCTTGCCAAAAATAATCGCGCCCGCATCTCGTAGTAGATCAACCACAAAGGCATCGTTGTCAGGAATAGATCCTGCTAGGGCATCAGAACCGCCCGTAGTGGGCATATCAAACGTATCGTGATTGTCCTTAAGCAGAATCGGAATACCGTGCAAAAGACTTCTTGGGCCTGTGGTCTGCCGCTCCAGATCAAGGGCTTTAGCAATTTCTAACACCTGGGGGTTAGTGGTAAGCACCGAGTTAATAGCAGGTCCAGTGTCATCGTATGCCTCAATCCGATTGAGATAGAGCCGGACGAGCTGTTCCGAGTTGAGAACCCCCTGATCAAAGACTCTATTGATGTCCTTGATGCTGGCACTTTGTAAGCTAAAAGTCGCAGCTAGAGCCGCTTCTGAGGAAACTACCCCCAGTGATATAAGTGTCGCCGCTGCACCGCCGATTGTTTTTAGCATGGTATCCCTATAGATAGATGAGCCCCACCCCTCTATCTGAAAGCCGTTAGTTAGATGCGGCTCCCAGACCCTGGATTGAGGACAAATAAACTACTCAATACCCTGCTGGAAATTATTGAAAAATACTGTAACCGACCAGACACTTAAAAGAAATTACAAGCCTACTCACCCCAAACGCCGCTCCTATCTAGCTCAACTTGGCTGCTTGGGTTAACGAATGCAAAGCTGCCCCGTCGCTTCTAAGCAAGACTCGTAGACCAGAAGCGGTAGCTGGTGAAAATGCGAAACTAAGAACGGCGAGTGAGGGCAGCACATCAGCTTCAGAAATCAGCTTTTGTGTGCATCATTACCGTCGTCTGCCACCAAAACCACGACGTGGAGCCGAGCGGCGTGGGCGCGAACTGCCAAAACCTCCGCCCGAAGGCCGAGCCCGCTCAGTCCGTCGGTTATTGCGTCGCAGATTGCTATTGCCGAAGCCGCTGCCTGAGGGTCGGTTGGTGTTAACGCGTGGGGCATTGCCATTAGTCGAGCGCAGTCGCCCGCTCGCCCGAAACTGACGGTTCCGATATTCAGCAGGAGGTGCTTGGTAGCGTGACTGATAACGCGAAACAGCTTCGTTATAGTTACGTCCATAACCGCCATAGCCTACCAGTGCTATTCCCGGTCGATAAACCGGCGGAAGGTAATATTGCGGACGGAAGAGTAAG
This sequence is a window from Pseudanabaena sp. FACHB-2040. Protein-coding genes within it:
- a CDS encoding amidase family protein; translation: MLKTIGGAAATLISLGVVSSEAALAATFSLQSASIKDINRVFDQGVLNSEQLVRLYLNRIEAYDDTGPAINSVLTTNPQVLEIAKALDLERQTTGPRSLLHGIPILLKDNHDTFDMPTTGGSDALAGSIPDNDAFVVDLLRDAGAIIFGKAEMDELAISGSGYSSLGGQTYNPYNLLRQSGGSSGGTGAAIAAGFATLGTGSDTGGSIRTPCSFQALVCVRPTRGLLSLDGIIPFVLSRDAIGPMARSVEDVAIALGIMAEFDPNNPTLQTPIAAPPVELDKFYDDYTQFLDKGTLKGAKLGLVTNYIGEENGVDPEVTQLVREALATMKGLGAEVFEISFENDFLATLSGLYGTAIPVEQKVYLEEYLATTGPNYPKTIDDLIAALESPEVAESETPSRILGTLRGSATSEGLTDPDYVEVAEVLTPLVRGTLLDTLDSLSLDAFVFPTIGTFARPVPGVTDPTFVSLPGSPPARQVEFASSVGLPDITVPIGFGTQGLPLTLSMTGRPYSESKLLGLAYSLEQATKARKPPALTPALAGEVFEYTPIPEPEVEMALIALGSALLGYKLLKRSRTTARA
- a CDS encoding alpha/beta hydrolase; the encoded protein is MFAHFLPSSTCEIQDVEAIALLQQIQRRVVQVPVRQSTTAIATAYVHYPSDSSPLSPGTVPILLLHGFDSSLLEFRRLLPLLTHRHEIWATDLLGSGFTEYTATLAVNPQTIRQHLLSVVKAWIGRPVILVGASLGGAVAIDFALYCPDWVRSLVLIDSVGFSGSFPVGQFLPSPLIELGADWLYFRKHAALAAASVLPILDVSLLDALRCSLLHQEMPGWKDAIASFTKSGGYANLSDRMAQVTHPTLILWGKTDGVLGTVDATRFEQAIAGSQLVWVEGAGHVPHFDRPQVVADHLLSFARQIER
- a CDS encoding DUF4345 family protein, whose translation is METLIQIAPNIAAVLLMLLGGAALLFPKTMAAFVGLGPIAPVGISEIRSTLGSFFLGLGATCLWLQSTDAFTVLGVASLVAAAARLISSIVDHSITVKNIGGVVAEAFLGALFLFSWMWQA
- a CDS encoding carotenoid oxygenase family protein, with amino-acid sequence MTATLNPYLTGNFAPVETELTVDELLVVGELPAELNGMFVRNGPNPQFSPLGRYHWFDGDGMLHGVHIQDGKASYRNRYIRTQGFEQERQAGRAVFGGLLQPSEAGFKNVANTALVWHCDRMLALWEGGEPHAINVPSLETIGTHTFNGKLTSPVTAHPKVDPVTGEMMFFGYSLAQPPYVKYSVVSAEGDLLRTVPIDLPVGVMMHDFAITEHYTLFMDLPLTFRMERLQQGEPAFAFERDRPSRFGILPRHGDSGTIRWFEAPSCYVFHTLNAYEDGDDVVLMACRTGSTSVLGASPGSHEGDNRQVGSDVPLLYRWQFNLKTGAVQEQTLDDRACEFPRINEQYLGRQSRYGYAGQSAPTEMPKFDGLLKFDLDNQDVQVHSFGAGRYGGEGVFVPRPGATAEDDGWLMTFVHDEAQNMSELVIVSSQAMTDEAIARIQMPQRVPYGFHGTWVSLP